A window of Eriocheir sinensis breed Jianghai 21 chromosome 42, ASM2467909v1, whole genome shotgun sequence genomic DNA:
GATTATGATTCATGTGTTCTCGTTTATGGGGGGGGGGTAGTTTATTTTTcaggttttatttttgttttctttcttttttcattagctATTAaaatttccttgtttttgtttcatgtttttttttttttttaactttttctcatttttctgctttattttttttcttcttatttcttgattttccttctttttcttattttcttttttatgcttatattttcctttaccttttcttcttatttttttcctttttattattttattattttccttctttttttcccttgagctgcctcctttcctatAATAAAagtaccactctctctctctctctctctctctctctctctctctctctctctctctctctctctctctctccaataaaaaTGCCATTCTACTTTCTCCCTTTTAtgcttatattttcctttttcttattcattttcttgttttcctttcttttcttgctgccttttctccttttcttttattttcttaattttcctattcctttcctttttctttattttctcattcctttccttattccctcttctgatcttattttcttatccctttcctttctctctcgtattttcttattcctttccttttctttcttatttcatcattttcttttttccctttccctttcctcaaaaaaaaaaaaaaaaaaaaatccacctccCGCAGCATCCATACCTGACACCACCTTTTTCCACCTTACAGTCGGGCATCATGGAGGGAGCGTTCATCATGGCAGTGGTGGGCTACCTCAGCGTGTCGGCAATGCTCATGCTCATCGACTGCAAATACGCAATACTGTCATCGGGCGGCAGAGCGGGCGGCCGATCTATCATAATGGACactaaggtaaggaagggggtcAGTTTAggcgctggtggtgatggtggtgatgggtggggtgtgtggtggtgatgagggaaggTTAAGGGTGATGTTAGTGGTAGGAGCAGCCAGTTAGTATAGTCAAGCCATTTTAAATAATCTGTTTGGGCGTTTGATTCTgtgggtcctttcctctcctctgcttggCCACGTCTTTttattttgtcctctttttctggttctttgtcctcttttcatcttttacttcttcctaatcttttttttcttctacttctttctactttttcttcttctctgtcttcttttcataatttacttcttcctcttcctaatctttttcttctacttctttctactttttcttctctgtcttcttttcatattttacttcttcctcttcttcctaacctttttcttcttctttttttcttctacttctacttcttcttcctcgtcccaacacctatttttatacttttcttttttaaccttcctttcccgtaaaaaaaaacgtacattaaGCAAGTTTCCcgtaaaaaaaaacgtacattaaGCAAGTTTCCcgtaaaaaaaaacgtacattaaGCAAGTTTCccgtaaaaaaaacatacattaagCAAGTTTCCCGTAAAAAAAACGTACATTAAGCAAGTTTCCCGTAAAAAAAACGTACATTAAGCAAGTTTCCcgtaaaaaaaaacgtacattaaGCAAGTTTCCcgtaaaaaaaaacgtacattaaGCAAGTTTCATATGTACAGAGAtaacatttttctcctccttcgtgCACCATACGCTGTCatctcccaccacacacacacacacacacacacacacacacacagacagacaggcagattatCACCTCAGGCAAGCAGGTTATGTTTATCAAGGCGCACAGACTCGGATTAGCAAGGTGGTGCAGGTGAGGTGTATCTTATTAAACTGATACCCTATACCATTATCAGGTGACGTAATGGTGCAGGGAGAGGTTATTAGGGATATTTTTACAGTTCCATCATTGagttattttatatttaatttaCTATGCTGACCCTCTTTTGCAAGGTATCTTACTAACATACTCACTGGCCCACTTGCTCTCGCTCACAAacactaataatgataaaagtgtGTGTCTAGAAGTGTATTTAAccacttgactgcggatttccaacaagaagacatcaccaagctacagaaatggatcaaaaagtggtcgctacaattcaatgaagaaaaatgaaaagtcctgcaccttgggaggggatatccagcacaccaataccacatgggaaacactccactatccaccacagaggcagtgaaagacctgggagtgtatgttaccaggctaccagtgaagggatatccagcacaccaataccacatgggaaacactccactatccaccacagaggcagagaaagacctgggagtgtatgttaccgggctaccagtgaagggatatccagcacaccaataccacatgggaaacactccactatccaccacagaggcagagaaagacctgggagtgtatgttaccgggctaccagtgaagggatatccagcacaccaataccacttgggaaacactccactatccaccacagaggcagagaaagacatgggagtttgtgttaccaggctaccagtgaagggatatccagcacaccaataccacatgggaaacactccactatccaccacagaggcagagaaagacctgggagtgtatgtgaccaggctaccagtgaagggatatccagcacaccgataccacatgggaaacactccactatccaccacagaggcagagaaagacctgggagtgtatgttaccaggctaccagtgaagggatatccagcacaccaataccacatgggaaacactccactatccaccacagaggcagagactatccaccacagaggcagagaaagacctgggagtgtatgttaccaggctaccagtgaggggatatccagcacaccaataccacatgggaaagactccactatccaccacagaggcagagaaagacctgggagtgtatgttaccaggctaccagtgaagggatatccagcacaccaataccacatgggaaacactccactatccaccacagaggcagagaaagacctgggagtgtatgttaccaggctaccagtgaaggatatccagcacaccaataccacatgggaaacactccactaaccaccacagaggcagaaagacctggggtgtatgttaccaggctaccagtgaagggatatccagcacaccaataccacatgggaaacactccactatccaccacagaggcagagaaaggtgttaccaggctaccagtgaagggatatccagcacaccaataccacatgggaaacactccactatccaccacagaggcagagaaagacctgggagtgtatgttaccaggctaccagtgaagggatatccagcacaccaataccacatgggaaacactccactatccaccacagaggcagagaaagacctgggagtgtatgttaccaggctaccagtgaagggatatccagcacaccaataccacatgggaaacactccactatccaccacagaggcagagaaagacctgggagtgtatgttaccaggctaccagtgaagggatatccagcacaccaataccacatgggaaacactccactatccaccacagaggcagagaaagacctgggagtttgtgttaccaggctaccagtgaagggatatccagcacaccagtaccacatgggaaacactccactatccaccacagaggcagagaaagacctgggagtttgtgttaccaggctaccagtgaagggatatccagcacaccaataccacatgggaaacactccactatccaccacagaggcagagaaagacctgggagtgtatgttaccaggctaccagtgaagggatatccagcacaccaataccacatgggaaacactccactatccaccacagaggcagagaaagacctgggagtgtatgttaccaggctaccagtgaagggatatccagcacaccaataccacatgggaaacactccactatccaccacagaggcagagaaagacatgggagtttgtgttaccaggctaccagtgaagggatatccagcacaccagtaccacatgggaaacactccactatccaccacagaggcagagaaagacctgggagtttgtgttaccaggctaccagtgaagggatatccagcacaccagtaccacatgggaaacactccactatccaccacagaggcagagaaagacctgggagtgtgtgtgttaccaggctaccagtgaagggatatccagcacaccagtaccacatgggaaacactccactatccaccacagaggcagagaaagacctgggagtgtatgttaccaggctaccagtgaagggatatccagcacaccaataccacatgggaaacactccactatccaccacagaggcagagaaagacctaggggtgtatgttaccaggctaccagtgaagggatatccagcacaccagtaccacatggaaacactccactatccaccacagaggcagagaaagacctgggtgtatgttaccaggctaccagtgaagggatatccagcacaccaataccacatggaaacactccactatccaccacagaggcagagaaagacctgggagtgtatgttaccaggctaccagtgaacgGTTATCctgcacaccagtaccacatgggaaacactccactatccaccacagaggcagagaaagacctgggagtgtatgttaccaggctaccagtgaagggatatccagcacaccaataccacatgggaaacactccactatccaccacagaggcagagaaagacctgggagtgtatgttaccaggctaccagtgaagggatatccagcacaccagtaccacatgggaaacactccactatccaccacagaggcagagaaagacctgggactatatattaccaggctactagtgaaagccaaatttgttccaatcacagcagacgggttaaggGTAGAAGAAAAGGGTATGGAGGATTGAGGAGTTAAGCGAGTGTGTGTGGATGCAATGTAAGGAAGTATATAGAATTGAacacatctctctctttctccacactAATCCAGGCTCTCCATACCTACTGTTTGGGGGCTTCTGAACAGGAAACTTAGAtcagtattataagacagttttgcttctcacatcaaccatttctagaggtcaaagagggggtcaaccgggttatagtgagtgtttcttgaggttcacggtacagaagtagggtcagactaccaccagggtcataaaactactccaggaaatgcctataactcctacgaaagccttgtcaaatatgtgttcttgggcggcgaagtgtctTATATGACCCTTAAAATCTCAACACTCACTCTCCACCTGTTTCATCTCCCATAATAAAAACTACCTCCTCATCCCTGCTTCTTCCCACACAGGTGCCCCTCATCCCCCCGGACTCCTcagacgacgaggacgaggacgagaggcACCCGCCCATCCCCTCGACAGACCTGACCTACGGGGATGTTGGCCTGTATGCGATGGGGCCGGGCGGGAAGAGGCTGGTGGACATTGCTATCGTTGTGTCGCAGCTTGGTGAGTGGGGCCGGCCAGGTCATGGTttcttttatattgttttgttttgtttgatttatttacgtattttacttgttattattttcatgtgtattttattattttttcataggATAGGGGGTAGTTTAAGGgcaaaaatagaagaggaaactATAAACTCCACTGGTACTGCTCCTGAAAAcagtgggggcttcgtggtgcagtggttagcacactcggctcacaaccaagagagcccgggttcgattcccgggcggagtggaaaaatttgggcggctttcccgataccctacgcccctgtccacccagcagtgaacgggtaccaggtattaatcgggggttgtgtcctgtctcctgtgatccgttcccttctcctataattccttccccttctgtctctctccggcacatgaccacagatgttgcgccgactaaacgaaactttccaactctccacccaaaattgacatCTTCTGgtctcccattctttatttttgtcaGAGCATTATCTACCAGGCTTTCTTGtcgctgttttttgttttttgcccttgagctgcctccattacCTTATAAAAAGAAACACTactaactctc
This region includes:
- the LOC127009985 gene encoding uncharacterized protein LOC127009985 isoform X22, whose product is MWYWCAGYPFTGSLVTYTPRSFSASVVDSGVFPMWYWCAGYPFTGSLVTYTPRSFSASVVDSGVFPMWYWCAGYPFTGSLVTYTPRSFSASVVDSGVFPMWYWCAGYPFTGSLVTYTPRSFSASVVDSGVFPMWYWCAGYPFTGSLVTYTPRSFSASVVDSGVFPMWYWCAGYPFTGSLVTYTPRSFSASVVDSGVFPMWYWCAGYPLTGSLVTYTPRSFSASVVDSGVFPMWYWCAGYPFTGSLVTQTPMSFSASVVDSGVFPKWYWCAGYPFTGSPVTYTPRSFSASVVDSGVFPMWYWCAGYPFTGSPVTYTPRSFSASVVDSGVFPMWYWCAGYPFTGSLVTYTPRSFTASVVDSGVFPMWYWCAGYPLPRCRTFHFSSLNCSDHFLIHFCSLVMSSCWKSAVKWLNTLLDTHFYHY
- the LOC127009985 gene encoding uncharacterized protein LOC127009985 isoform X25, with amino-acid sequence MWYWCAGYPFTGSLVTYTPRSFSASVVDSGVFPMWYWCAGYPFTGSLVTYTPRSFSASVVDSGVFPMWYWCAGYPFTGSLVTYTPRSFSASVVDSGVFPMWYWCAGYPFTGSLVTQTPRSFSASVVDSGVFPMWYWCAGYPFTGSLVTQTPMSFSASVVDSGVFPMWYWCAGYPFTGSLVTYTPRSFSASVVDSGVFPMWYWCAGYPFTGSLVTYTPRSFSASVVDSGVFPMWYWCAGYPFTGSLVTQTPRSFSASVVDSGVFPMWYWCAGYPFTGSLVTYTPRSFSASVVDSGVFPMWYWCAGYPFTGSPVTYTPRSFSASVVDSGVFPMWYWCAGYPFTGSLVTYTPRSFTASVVDSGVFPMWYWCAGYPLPRCRTFHFSSLNCSDHFLIHFCSLVMSSCWKSAVKWLNTLLDTHFYHY
- the LOC127009985 gene encoding uncharacterized protein LOC127009985 isoform X16; the encoded protein is MWYWCAGYPFTGSLVTYTPRSFSASVVDSGVFPMWYWCAGYPFTGSLVTYTPRSFSASVVDSGVFPMWYWCAGYPFTGSLVTYTPRSFSASVVDSGVFPMWYWCAGYPFTGSLVTQTPRSFSASVVDSGVFPMWYWCAGYPFTGSLVTQTPMSFSASVVDSGVFPMWYWCAGYPFTGSLVTYTPRSFSASVVDSGVFPMWYWCAGYPFTGSLVTYTPRSFSASVVDSGVFPMWYWCAGYPFTGSLVTYTPRSFSASVVDSGVFPMWYWCAGYPLTGSLVTYTPRSFSASVVDSGVFPMWYWCAGYPFTGSLVTQTPMSFSASVVDSGVFPKWYWCAGYPFTGSPVTYTPRSFSASVVDSGVFPMWYWCAGYPFTGSPVTYTPRSFSASVVDSGVFPMWYWCAGYPFTGSLVTYTPRSFTASVVDSGVFPMWYWCAGYPLPRCRTFHFSSLNCSDHFLIHFCSLVMSSCWKSAVKWLNTLLDTHFYHY
- the LOC127009985 gene encoding uncharacterized protein LOC127009985 isoform X24, whose product is MWYWCAGYPFTGSLVTYTPRSFSASVVDSGVFPMWYWCAGYPFTGSLVTYTPRSFSASVVDSGVFPMWYWCAGYPFTGSLVTYTPRSFSASVVDSGVFPMWYWCAGYPFTGSLVTQTPRSFSASVVDSGVFPMWYWCAGYPFTGSLVTQTPMSFSASVVDSGVFPMWYWCAGYPFTGSLVTYTPRSFSASVVDSGVFPMWYWCAGYPFTGSLVTYTPRSFSASVVDSGVFPMWYWCAGYPFTGSLVTQTPRSFSASVVDSGVFPMWYWCAGYPFTGSLVTYTPRSFSASVVDSGVFPMWYWCAGYPFTGSLVTYTPRSFSASVVDSGVFPMWYWCAGYPFTGSLVTYTPRSFTASVVDSGVFPMWYWCAGYPLPRCRTFHFSSLNCSDHFLIHFCSLVMSSCWKSAVKWLNTLLDTHFYHY
- the LOC127009985 gene encoding uncharacterized protein LOC127009985 isoform X27 → MWYWCAGYPFTGSLVTYTPRSFSASVVDSGVFPMWYWCAGYPFTGSLVTYTPRSFSASVVDSGVFPMWYWCAGYPFTGSLVTYTPRSFSASVVDSGVFPMWYWCAGYPFTGSLVTQTPRSFSASVVDSGVFPMWYWCAGYPFTGSLVTQTPMSFSASVVDSGVFPMWYWCAGYPFTGSLVTYTPRSFSASVVDSGVFPMWYWCAGYPFTGSLVTYTPRSFSASVVDSGVFPMWYWCAGYPFTGSLVTYTPRSFSASVVDSGVFPMWYWCAGYPFTGSPVTYTPRSFSASVVDSGVFPMWYWCAGYPFTGSLVTYTPRSFTASVVDSGVFPMWYWCAGYPLPRCRTFHFSSLNCSDHFLIHFCSLVMSSCWKSAVKWLNTLLDTHFYHY
- the LOC127009985 gene encoding uncharacterized protein LOC127009985 isoform X8; protein product: MWYWCAGYPFTGSLVTYTPRSFSASVVDSGVFPMWYWCAGYPFTGSLVTQTPRSFSASVVDSGVFPMWYWCAGYPFTGSLVTQTPMSFSASVVDSGVFPMWYWCAGYPFTGSLVTYTPRSFSASVVDSGVFPMWYWCAGYPFTGSLVTYTPRSFSASVVDSGVFPMWYWCAGYPFTGSLVTQTPRSFSASVVDSGVFPMWYWCAGYPFTGSLVTYTPRSFSASVVDSGVFPMWYWCAGYPFTGSLVTYTPRSFSASVVDSGVFPMWYWCAGYPFTGSLVTYTPRSFSASVVDSGVFPMWYWCAGYPFTGSLVTYTPRSFSASVVDSGVFPMWYWCAGYPLTGSLVTYTPRSFSASVVDSGVFPMWYWCAGYPFTGSLVTQTPMSFSASVVDSGVFPKWYWCAGYPFTGSPVTYTPRSFSASVVDSGVFPMWYWCAGYPFTGSPVTYTPRSFSASVVDSGVFPMWYWCAGYPFTGSLVTYTPRSFTASVVDSGVFPMWYWCAGYPLPRCRTFHFSSLNCSDHFLIHFCSLVMSSCWKSAVKWLNTLLDTHFYHY
- the LOC127009985 gene encoding uncharacterized protein LOC127009985 isoform X23; the encoded protein is MWYWCAGYPFTGSLVTYTPRSFSASVVDSGVFPMWYWCAGYPFTGSLVTQTPRSFSASVVDSGVFPMWYWCAGYPFTGSLVTYTPRSFSASVVDSGVFPMWYWCAGYPFTGSLVTYTPRSFSASVVDSGVFPMWYWCAGYPFTGSLVTYTPRSFSASVVDSGVFPMWYWCAGYPFTGSLVTYTPRSFSASVVDSGVFPMWYWCAGYPLTGSLVTYTPRSFSASVVDSGVFPMWYWCAGYPFTGSLVTQTPMSFSASVVDSGVFPKWYWCAGYPFTGSPVTYTPRSFSASVVDSGVFPMWYWCAGYPFTGSPVTYTPRSFSASVVDSGVFPMWYWCAGYPFTGSLVTYTPRSFTASVVDSGVFPMWYWCAGYPLPRCRTFHFSSLNCSDHFLIHFCSLVMSSCWKSAVKWLNTLLDTHFYHY
- the LOC127009985 gene encoding uncharacterized protein LOC127009985 isoform X5, whose amino-acid sequence is MWYWCAGYPFTGSLVTYTPRSFSASVVDSGVFPMWYWCAGYPFTGSLVTYTPRSFSASVVDSGVFPMWYWCAGYPFTGSLVTYTPRSFSASVVDSGVFPMWYWCAGYPFTGSLVTQTPRSFSASVVDSGVFPMWYWCAGYPFTGSLVTQTPMSFSASVVDSGVFPMWYWCAGYPFTGSLVTYTPRSFSASVVDSGVFPMWYWCAGYPFTGSLVTQTPRSFSASVVDSGVFPMWYWCAGYPFTGSLVTYTPRSFSASVVDSGVFPMWYWCAGYPFTGSLVTYTPRSFSASVVDSGVFPMWYWCAGYPFTGSLVTYTPRSFSASVVDSGVFPMWYWCAGYPFTGSLVTYTPRSFSASVVDSGVFPMWYWCAGYPLTGSLVTYTPRSFSASVVDSGVFPMWYWCAGYPFTGSLVTQTPMSFSASVVDSGVFPKWYWCAGYPFTGSPVTYTPRSFSASVVDSGVFPMWYWCAGYPFTGSPVTYTPRSFSASVVDSGVFPMWYWCAGYPFTGSLVTYTPRSFTASVVDSGVFPMWYWCAGYPLPRCRTFHFSSLNCSDHFLIHFCSLVMSSCWKSAVKWLNTLLDTHFYHY
- the LOC127009985 gene encoding uncharacterized protein LOC127009985 isoform X18; translated protein: MWYWCAGYPFTGSLVTYTPRSFSASVVDSGVFPMWYWCAGYPFTGSLVTYTPRSFSASVVDSGVFPMWYWCAGYPFTGSLVTYTPRSFSASVVDSGVFPMWYWCAGYPFTGSLVTYTPRSFSASVVDSGVFPMWYWCAGYPFTGSLVTYTPRSFSASVVDSGVFPMWYWCAGYPFTGSLVTYTPRSFSASVVDSGVFPMWYWCAGYPFTGSLVTYTPRSFSASVVDSGVFPMWYWCAGYPLTGSLVTYTPRSFSASVVDSGVFPMWYWCAGYPFTGSLVTQTPMSFSASVVDSGVFPKWYWCAGYPFTGSPVTYTPRSFSASVVDSGVFPMWYWCAGYPFTGSPVTYTPRSFSASVVDSGVFPMWYWCAGYPFTGSLVTYTPRSFTASVVDSGVFPMWYWCAGYPLPRCRTFHFSSLNCSDHFLIHFCSLVMSSCWKSAVKWLNTLLDTHFYHY
- the LOC127009985 gene encoding uncharacterized protein LOC127009985 isoform X28 — encoded protein: MWYWCAGYPFTGSLVTYTPRSFSASVVDSGVFPMWYWCAGYPFTGSLVTYTPRSFSASVVDSGVFPMWYWCAGYPFTGSLVTYTPRSFSASVVDSGVFPMWYWCAGYPFTGSLVTQTPRSFSASVVDSGVFPMWYWCAGYPFTGSLVTQTPMSFSASVVDSGVFPMWYWCAGYPFTGSLVTYTPRSFSASVVDSGVFPMWYWCAGYPFTGSLVTYTPRSFSASVVDSGVFPMWYWCAGYPFTGSLVTQTPRSFSASVVDSGVFPMWYWCAGYPFTGSLVTYTPRSFSASVVDSGVFPMWYWCAGYPFTGSLVTYTPRSFTASVVDSGVFPMWYWCAGYPLPRCRTFHFSSLNCSDHFLIHFCSLVMSSCWKSAVKWLNTLLDTHFYHY
- the LOC127009985 gene encoding uncharacterized protein LOC127009985 isoform X11 gives rise to the protein MWYWCAGYPFTGSLVTYTPRSFSASVVDSGVFPMWYWCAGYPFTGSLVTQTPMSFSASVVDSGVFPMWYWCAGYPFTGSLVTYTPRSFSASVVDSGVFPMWYWCAGYPFTGSLVTYTPRSFSASVVDSGVFPMWYWCAGYPFTGSLVTQTPRSFSASVVDSGVFPMWYWCAGYPFTGSLVTYTPRSFSASVVDSGVFPMWYWCAGYPFTGSLVTYTPRSFSASVVDSGVFPMWYWCAGYPFTGSLVTYTPRSFSASVVDSGVFPMWYWCAGYPFTGSLVTYTPRSFSASVVDSGVFPMWYWCAGYPLTGSLVTYTPRSFSASVVDSGVFPMWYWCAGYPFTGSLVTQTPMSFSASVVDSGVFPKWYWCAGYPFTGSPVTYTPRSFSASVVDSGVFPMWYWCAGYPFTGSPVTYTPRSFSASVVDSGVFPMWYWCAGYPFTGSLVTYTPRSFTASVVDSGVFPMWYWCAGYPLPRCRTFHFSSLNCSDHFLIHFCSLVMSSCWKSAVKWLNTLLDTHFYHY
- the LOC127009985 gene encoding uncharacterized protein LOC127009985 isoform X3, with protein sequence MWYWCAGYPFTGSLVTYTPRSFSASVVDSGVFPMWYWCAGYPFTGSLVTYTPRSFSASVVDSGVFPMWYWCAGYPFTGSLVTYTPRSFSASVVDSGVFPMWYWCAGYPFTGSLVTQTPRSFSASVVDSGVFPMWYWCAGYPFTGSLVTQTPMSFSASVVDSGVFPMWYWCAGYPFTGSLVTYTPRSFSASVVDSGVFPMWYWCAGYPFTGSLVTYTPRSFSASVVDSGVFPMWYWCAGYPFTGSLVTYTPRSFSASVVDSGVFPMWYWCAGYPFTGSLVTYTPRSFSASVVDSGVFPMWYWCAGYPFTGSLVTYTPRSFSASVVDSGVFPMWYWCAGYPFTGSLVTYTPRSFSASVVDSGVFPMWYWCAGYPLTGSLVTYTPRSFSASVVDSGVFPMWYWCAGYPFTGSLVTQTPMSFSASVVDSGVFPKWYWCAGYPFTGSPVTYTPRSFSASVVDSGVFPMWYWCAGYPFTGSPVTYTPRSFSASVVDSGVFPMWYWCAGYPFTGSLVTYTPRSFTASVVDSGVFPMWYWCAGYPLPRCRTFHFSSLNCSDHFLIHFCSLVMSSCWKSAVKWLNTLLDTHFYHY